In Halobacteriovorax marinus SJ, the following proteins share a genomic window:
- a CDS encoding DUF309 domain-containing protein has protein sequence MTSKYYYGQFTEEHLKLLKTGISLYNEEKFWECHEEVEDLWLADYGDDARYVYWVVIQVATSLYHYLDDNLNGAEGMIRKAKRKLEICEKKNVETELLYKYLSWEKFKKIIRKIPEKSKIEDYNELYSFKFKNPNHWDKL, from the coding sequence ATGACATCAAAATACTATTACGGTCAATTCACTGAAGAACATCTTAAGTTACTGAAAACAGGAATATCCCTTTATAATGAAGAGAAGTTCTGGGAGTGCCATGAAGAGGTGGAAGACCTATGGCTTGCAGACTATGGTGACGATGCGCGCTACGTTTATTGGGTTGTTATTCAAGTTGCCACCTCACTGTACCACTACCTTGATGATAACTTGAATGGTGCAGAGGGAATGATTCGAAAGGCAAAGAGAAAGTTAGAAATCTGTGAGAAGAAGAATGTTGAGACCGAGCTATTATATAAGTATTTAAGCTGGGAAAAATTCAAAAAAATTATTAGAAAAATTCCAGAAAAAAGTAAGATTGAAGACTATAATGAATTATATAGTTTCAAATTTAAAAATCCAAACCATTGGGACAAGTTATGA
- a CDS encoding valine--tRNA ligase — MTSGEMNNISTTYSPNEVENKWYKMWEDGKYFRPRPGKTGESYCIIMPPPNVTGRLHAGHALDVTNQDTLIRWKRMKGFEALWLPGMDHAGIATQSVVEKQVQAEEGKTRHDFSREEFLEKIWKWKEEYGGIIAQQQKTMGASPDWDYSMFTMDPEANEAVRKVFVMLYNEGLIYQSDYIINWDTVLQSAISDAEVEHKEVSGAFYHILYSVKDSDIKLEIATTRPETLLGDTAVAVNPNDERFSHLIGKKAIVPICNREVPIVGDEHVDIEMGTGCLKVTPGHDFNDFDIGKRHNLEIINILNKDGTLAEITGEFAGLTTKVARKKVVEKLKEIGAYVKEKEHTHQVGHGDRSKSVIEPMVSKQWFLNVQDMSKQALECVENGETNFFPKQWENTYFSWLREPKNWCLSRQLWWGHQIPVFNCSDCSHQWASEVDETKCSKCSSENVTQDPDVLDTWFSSGLWPMSTLGWPNPERMKERGYDKFFPTTCLVTGFDIIFFWVARMMMMSLKVTGEKPFSDIYIHALVRDKLGRKMSKSLGNGLDPLETVEEYGADAFRFTLAAGSGYNRGLNLDPERIAGYRNFINKIWNAFRFISPFLEKGDITLPKNLDQQEKWIISELNEVTKVMNDSMEEYRFDDSCAAIYAFVYDKFCSWFIELSKNILHGEDQEAAQRRSTVLKYTFRQIVTLLHPITPFITEELWSYLKDSEEDLLIIQEYPEYSDELNFESDQDLMNKFIEVITSLRNLRSSLNLKPKEEISASLFSDHKELRDFFEANVNGFSDLARVKELKVQDKSSQKPAKSVMKATTHTEVFIPLDGSIDLTEQIQKLEKDLAKTQKELDKLDKKLSNEKFISNAKEEVIAKVKEEHAELLEKKSSITENLENFKS; from the coding sequence ATGACTAGTGGAGAAATGAATAATATATCTACGACTTATTCACCAAATGAGGTTGAGAATAAGTGGTATAAAATGTGGGAAGATGGGAAATACTTTAGACCAAGACCTGGAAAAACCGGTGAGAGCTACTGTATTATTATGCCCCCTCCAAATGTGACTGGTAGACTTCACGCAGGACACGCACTAGACGTAACAAATCAAGATACATTAATTAGATGGAAGAGAATGAAAGGCTTTGAAGCCCTATGGCTTCCAGGAATGGACCACGCAGGTATTGCCACTCAGTCGGTTGTTGAAAAACAAGTTCAGGCAGAAGAGGGAAAGACAAGACACGATTTTTCTAGAGAAGAGTTTCTTGAAAAAATTTGGAAATGGAAAGAAGAGTACGGTGGGATTATAGCTCAACAACAAAAAACAATGGGTGCTTCTCCCGATTGGGACTACTCAATGTTTACGATGGACCCTGAAGCAAACGAAGCCGTGAGAAAAGTTTTCGTCATGCTATACAATGAGGGTCTAATCTATCAATCAGATTACATCATTAACTGGGACACTGTTTTACAATCTGCAATTTCAGATGCCGAGGTAGAGCACAAAGAAGTTAGTGGTGCCTTCTATCATATTCTTTATAGTGTAAAAGATAGTGACATTAAGTTAGAGATTGCAACAACTAGACCGGAGACTCTTCTTGGGGATACTGCAGTTGCAGTTAACCCAAATGATGAAAGATTCTCACACCTAATTGGAAAAAAGGCCATCGTTCCAATTTGCAATAGAGAAGTCCCTATCGTTGGTGACGAGCACGTTGATATTGAAATGGGAACAGGTTGCTTAAAAGTAACTCCAGGCCATGACTTCAATGACTTTGATATTGGAAAGAGACATAACTTAGAGATTATAAATATTCTCAATAAAGATGGTACCCTTGCAGAGATTACAGGTGAATTCGCAGGGCTTACTACAAAAGTAGCAAGAAAGAAGGTAGTCGAGAAATTAAAAGAGATCGGTGCCTATGTTAAAGAAAAAGAACATACGCACCAAGTTGGTCACGGTGATAGATCTAAATCAGTCATTGAGCCTATGGTTTCAAAGCAGTGGTTTCTAAATGTTCAAGACATGTCCAAGCAAGCCCTTGAGTGTGTTGAGAATGGAGAAACTAATTTCTTTCCAAAACAATGGGAGAATACATACTTCTCTTGGTTGAGAGAGCCTAAGAATTGGTGTCTATCTAGACAATTGTGGTGGGGTCACCAGATTCCTGTGTTTAATTGTTCTGACTGTTCACACCAATGGGCAAGTGAAGTTGATGAAACGAAATGTTCAAAGTGTAGTAGCGAAAATGTCACTCAAGACCCTGACGTATTAGATACTTGGTTCTCATCAGGATTATGGCCAATGTCTACATTAGGCTGGCCAAACCCAGAGAGAATGAAAGAGAGAGGTTACGATAAGTTCTTCCCTACAACATGCTTAGTTACAGGCTTTGATATTATCTTTTTCTGGGTAGCTAGAATGATGATGATGTCTCTTAAAGTTACGGGAGAAAAACCATTTAGCGATATCTATATACACGCCCTCGTTAGGGATAAGCTTGGAAGAAAGATGAGTAAGTCATTAGGCAATGGGCTTGATCCTCTAGAGACTGTTGAAGAGTACGGAGCCGATGCTTTTAGATTTACTCTTGCTGCTGGTTCTGGTTATAACAGAGGTTTAAATCTAGACCCTGAGAGAATTGCAGGATACAGAAATTTTATTAATAAGATTTGGAATGCCTTTAGATTTATTTCACCATTCTTAGAGAAAGGAGATATCACGCTCCCTAAGAATCTAGATCAGCAAGAAAAATGGATAATTTCAGAGTTAAATGAAGTGACGAAGGTCATGAATGACTCGATGGAAGAATATAGATTTGATGATTCTTGTGCTGCAATTTATGCATTTGTTTACGATAAGTTCTGCTCATGGTTTATAGAGCTTTCTAAAAATATTCTTCACGGTGAAGACCAGGAAGCGGCCCAGAGAAGATCAACTGTCCTAAAGTATACATTTAGACAAATTGTAACTCTTCTACACCCAATTACTCCTTTTATTACTGAAGAGCTATGGAGCTATTTAAAAGATAGTGAAGAGGACCTCTTAATCATTCAAGAGTATCCAGAGTACAGTGATGAATTAAACTTTGAAAGTGACCAAGACTTAATGAATAAGTTTATTGAGGTTATCACTTCTCTTAGAAACTTGAGATCATCTCTAAACTTAAAACCAAAAGAAGAAATAAGTGCATCTCTCTTTAGTGATCACAAAGAATTAAGAGATTTCTTTGAAGCAAATGTTAATGGATTTTCTGACCTTGCAAGAGTTAAAGAGCTTAAGGTTCAAGATAAGAGCTCTCAAAAGCCGGCCAAGTCTGTGATGAAGGCCACTACTCATACAGAGGTTTTCATTCCACTAGATGGCTCAATTGATCTTACGGAACAGATTCAAAAGCTTGAAAAAGACTTAGCGAAAACTCAAAAAGAGCTAGATAAACTTGATAAGAAGTTATCCAATGAAAAATTTATCTCTAATGCAAAAGAAGAAGTTATCGCAAAAGTAAAAGAAGAACATGCTGAATTGCTTGAAAAGAAAAGCTCAATTACTGAGAACCTAGAAAACTTCAAATCATAA
- the hisC gene encoding histidinol-phosphate transaminase, translating into MEKLARTLVPEYLKDLKVYQAGKPIDEVAREKGLTKISKLASNENPLGPSPYAIKEMTGGLWDLHRYPDMHAFQLKKSLCGLYSLEPGNIILGNGSEGIMAYIARAFLQPGDEVLTCENTFIGFYILARSVGANLKKVPLTSDYRFDVEALAKSITSKTKAIYIANPNNPTGTYITKKEFDYLMEYVPDHVIVLLDEAYFEFAKDCDDYPDSMDYRYDNVITLRTFSKAYGLSGIRVGYGFAHDELISNLSKVKLPFEPNLIGQLGAKGALNDTPHLSRTLKNNKKRYNETFDFLTKHDFNPIKSITNFITYKTGSLEASEWMFENLLNEGVIIRPLKANEMPEYVRVSLGNKEEMQHYFEAMVKILPKYNDLFGRPTK; encoded by the coding sequence ATGGAAAAGTTGGCGCGAACGCTGGTTCCTGAATATTTGAAAGACTTAAAAGTTTATCAGGCAGGAAAGCCTATTGATGAAGTGGCCAGAGAAAAAGGCCTCACTAAAATTTCAAAACTGGCCAGTAATGAAAACCCACTTGGACCGTCTCCTTACGCCATTAAAGAAATGACTGGTGGTTTATGGGATCTACACCGCTACCCTGATATGCATGCCTTCCAGCTTAAGAAGTCACTTTGTGGCCTCTATAGTTTAGAGCCTGGAAATATTATTTTAGGAAATGGTAGTGAAGGGATCATGGCCTATATTGCGAGAGCTTTTCTACAACCTGGTGACGAAGTTTTAACTTGTGAAAACACATTCATTGGTTTCTATATCTTAGCAAGAAGTGTTGGGGCCAACTTAAAGAAAGTGCCTCTTACTAGTGATTATAGATTTGACGTTGAGGCCCTAGCGAAGTCAATTACAAGTAAGACGAAGGCAATTTATATAGCAAATCCAAATAATCCAACAGGAACCTATATCACAAAGAAAGAATTTGATTATCTAATGGAATACGTTCCAGATCACGTCATCGTTCTCCTGGACGAAGCCTACTTTGAATTTGCTAAAGACTGTGATGATTATCCAGACTCAATGGATTACCGCTATGATAATGTCATTACCCTTAGAACTTTCTCTAAGGCCTATGGACTCTCTGGAATTAGAGTTGGGTATGGTTTTGCGCATGATGAGCTAATTTCAAATCTTAGTAAGGTTAAGTTGCCCTTTGAACCGAATCTTATTGGACAACTTGGAGCCAAAGGAGCCCTCAACGACACTCCTCATCTAAGTAGAACTCTTAAGAATAATAAGAAGAGATATAATGAAACTTTTGATTTCTTAACAAAGCATGACTTCAACCCTATTAAGTCCATTACAAATTTTATAACTTATAAAACTGGATCACTTGAAGCCAGCGAGTGGATGTTTGAAAATTTATTAAATGAAGGTGTTATCATTCGCCCATTAAAAGCAAATGAAATGCCTGAGTATGTTCGTGTTTCACTTGGAAATAAAGAAGAAATGCAACACTACTTCGAGGCCATGGTGAAGATCCTACCTAAGTATAATGATTTATTCGGGAGACCTACAAAATGA
- a CDS encoding homogentisate 1,2-dioxygenase, translating to MESFKSSGTFSKQAHVKIPEGLYEEEHGRKGFFGRVSQIYHQNPPVNWTNIEGDLKPRCQKPMFGDHLKANYFQPVLFNNDVTINIARYTESFECFFRNADFDELYFIHQGEGRFETIYGHLSYKKGDYITIPRGTTYKLFIDNETKIFKIESQSEFEQPDRGMLGPNALYDQTVIETPECAIGSEQDLEEYKVEVKRLGNITTITYPFNPLDAKGWKGSVYPSKLSIYDICPVMSHRYHIPPSGHTTFVCRNFVVCSFVERPLEDSKHGVLRVPFYHSNIDYDEVLFYHQGDFFSRDNIDAGALTFHPQGIHHGPHPKAFNSVDEKTHTDEFAVMVDTRFPLAPTTWFVENEVKDYWKSWM from the coding sequence ATGGAAAGTTTTAAATCTAGCGGAACATTTTCTAAACAGGCGCACGTAAAAATTCCAGAAGGCCTCTACGAAGAAGAGCACGGAAGAAAGGGATTCTTTGGTAGAGTAAGTCAAATCTATCATCAAAACCCTCCTGTAAATTGGACAAATATTGAAGGTGATTTAAAACCAAGATGCCAAAAGCCTATGTTCGGCGATCATCTTAAAGCGAATTACTTTCAACCCGTTCTTTTTAATAATGATGTGACAATAAATATTGCTCGCTATACTGAGAGCTTCGAGTGCTTTTTTAGAAATGCCGACTTTGATGAATTATATTTCATTCATCAGGGAGAAGGACGCTTTGAAACAATCTATGGACACCTAAGTTATAAGAAAGGTGACTATATTACGATTCCAAGAGGTACCACTTACAAGCTCTTTATTGACAATGAGACAAAGATTTTCAAAATAGAGTCTCAGTCTGAATTTGAGCAACCTGATAGAGGGATGCTAGGGCCAAATGCTCTTTATGATCAAACTGTTATTGAAACACCTGAGTGTGCTATTGGATCAGAGCAAGATCTCGAAGAGTATAAAGTTGAAGTAAAGAGACTTGGAAATATTACAACAATCACTTATCCATTTAATCCTCTTGATGCAAAAGGATGGAAAGGTTCTGTTTATCCAAGCAAATTATCGATCTATGATATTTGCCCGGTCATGTCTCATCGCTATCACATTCCACCATCGGGACATACTACATTTGTATGCAGAAACTTTGTCGTATGCTCATTTGTGGAAAGACCGCTAGAAGATTCAAAGCATGGGGTTTTACGAGTTCCATTCTACCATTCAAATATAGACTACGATGAAGTTCTCTTCTATCACCAAGGGGATTTCTTCAGCAGGGACAATATAGACGCTGGAGCACTTACGTTTCATCCACAGGGGATTCATCACGGACCTCATCCAAAGGCCTTTAATAGTGTAGATGAAAAAACTCACACTGATGAATTTGCAGTGATGGTTGATACAAGGTTTCCACTAGCTCCTACGACTTGGTTTGTGGAAAATGAAGTGAAAGATTATTGGAAAAGTTGGATGTAA
- a CDS encoding glycosyltransferase family 9 protein — translation MKTKFLVQCPRNRDDIMCLFPFFLKLNEFYPEAEINVVVDKGLEEVLELLPFKIRIYPLPESLNTIAGIHKFAVNVKDVFNIDFFFDFSFDLKGALTGFCFRAKTRVGEELGAKKFLFNKKMGVAPNRTPLDLIAINYLNSILDVEIDDFFYRLPEIEDGEEEQESNVHQLFEDTRPHFFLLKNSTKNFELWKEFLLLMDRGIVVIWDMKNLAQWQEFKGHPELKVELIIQGEVEGLSFLPDLIKKSEYIVTDDKYLAHACIFYEKRAFLFCNDDYTQINSNYFSNIEDLIITEQDDVVEIYKNGKRKEIRVMDEVQDLIHDVMKL, via the coding sequence TTGAAAACGAAATTTCTAGTACAATGTCCAAGGAATAGAGATGATATTATGTGTCTCTTTCCCTTCTTTCTAAAACTCAATGAGTTCTACCCTGAAGCAGAAATTAATGTTGTAGTAGATAAGGGCCTAGAAGAGGTTCTCGAGTTACTTCCCTTTAAAATAAGAATTTACCCACTGCCGGAGAGCTTAAATACAATTGCAGGTATTCATAAATTTGCAGTTAATGTTAAAGATGTTTTCAATATAGACTTCTTCTTCGATTTCTCATTTGATCTTAAGGGCGCATTAACAGGATTTTGCTTTAGAGCAAAGACGAGAGTGGGAGAGGAGTTAGGAGCAAAGAAATTTCTTTTTAATAAGAAAATGGGTGTTGCTCCAAATAGAACTCCTCTAGATCTTATTGCTATAAATTATTTAAATTCAATTTTAGATGTAGAAATAGATGATTTCTTTTACAGGCTTCCAGAAATTGAAGATGGTGAAGAAGAGCAAGAGAGCAATGTTCATCAGCTCTTTGAAGATACTAGGCCACATTTCTTCCTATTGAAAAATAGCACTAAGAATTTTGAGCTTTGGAAAGAGTTTCTACTACTAATGGATAGAGGAATTGTTGTTATTTGGGATATGAAGAATTTAGCTCAGTGGCAGGAGTTTAAAGGACATCCAGAGTTAAAGGTTGAATTAATTATTCAAGGTGAAGTTGAAGGGCTATCTTTTCTTCCGGACCTTATAAAGAAGTCTGAATACATTGTGACAGACGATAAATACTTAGCACACGCATGTATTTTCTATGAAAAACGAGCATTCCTCTTTTGTAACGATGACTATACTCAGATAAATTCTAATTATTTTTCAAATATTGAAGACTTAATTATTACTGAGCAAGATGATGTTGTTGAAATATATAAAAATGGAAAGAGAAAAGAGATAAGAGTCATGGATGAAGTTCAGGACCTCATCCATGACGTTATGAAATTATGA
- a CDS encoding fumarylacetoacetate hydrolase family protein: MKICHYRNNLVPGGSTRLGILDENEGIIIDPNFVWACDYEREGKYNPYERANRTLPSSLFSVLNLCDDPLDSLQDSYGLFQFLKLVGDLKTRNGTPTFYKLDDESISLTKPLDKIATYRDFYAHEKHVAKGFEKRNEPIPEAWYEIPAYYKGSTHGFIGPEEEVLWPGYTNILDYELELGMVVGKEGINIKEEDALKHIFGFTILNDISARDIQKKEMAIRLGPAKGKDFCSIIGPVITTIDEFDGIEPDLLMTAKINGEEWSRGQSGDSHFSFAQMITHVSQDEWVLPGDLFGSGTVGTGCGLEIDKWIQPGDEIELFVEGIGTLKNKIGSKNGKF; this comes from the coding sequence ATGAAAATTTGTCACTACAGAAATAACCTCGTTCCAGGTGGAAGTACAAGACTAGGAATCCTTGATGAAAACGAAGGTATTATCATTGATCCGAATTTTGTTTGGGCCTGTGATTATGAAAGAGAAGGAAAGTATAATCCTTACGAAAGGGCCAATAGAACTCTCCCAAGTTCACTCTTTAGTGTTCTTAATCTATGTGATGACCCTCTAGACTCTCTTCAAGATAGCTATGGACTCTTTCAGTTTTTAAAATTAGTTGGAGACTTAAAGACAAGAAATGGTACTCCTACATTTTATAAATTAGACGATGAAAGTATTTCACTTACAAAGCCCCTAGATAAAATTGCAACATATAGAGACTTCTATGCTCACGAAAAACATGTTGCAAAAGGTTTTGAGAAAAGAAACGAACCTATTCCAGAAGCTTGGTATGAAATTCCTGCATACTACAAAGGATCGACTCACGGTTTTATTGGACCAGAAGAAGAAGTACTATGGCCTGGCTACACTAATATCTTAGACTATGAACTAGAACTAGGAATGGTGGTAGGAAAAGAGGGTATCAATATAAAAGAAGAAGATGCCCTTAAACATATCTTTGGCTTCACTATTCTCAATGATATCTCCGCTAGGGATATTCAAAAGAAAGAGATGGCCATCAGACTAGGACCTGCAAAAGGAAAAGATTTCTGCTCTATCATTGGACCAGTAATTACAACTATAGATGAATTTGATGGAATTGAACCAGACCTACTTATGACTGCCAAAATTAATGGCGAGGAATGGTCTAGAGGACAGTCTGGAGATTCTCACTTCTCATTCGCGCAAATGATCACTCATGTTTCACAAGATGAGTGGGTCCTACCTGGAGATCTCTTTGGCTCGGGAACTGTGGGAACAGGATGCGGCCTAGAGATTGATAAATGGATTCAACCAGGTGATGAGATTGAATTATTTGTTGAGGGAATCGGAACACTAAAGAATAAGATAGGATCAAAGAATGGAAAGTTTTAA
- a CDS encoding EI24 domain-containing protein, with protein MKRAVKAISKSFEILKRDKVVFLLSCIPVCVGVIAYYYLGSYFYQDLLEWGNELVKKQISSSEMLKYISWLFTAVLSVILYFLVSWTFVLFVSIVASPFNDIISGRVEKALLGQVPQDFNSEKFFKRVLSVLKNESKKILLIIFLSILSFFIGLFFPPISFAISALLLAVSFLDYAWSRKELTFGDCVTNIRKSFLTYLVTGCAFMALFSIPVINLFVLPFAVIYYSVLFYSKENGKII; from the coding sequence ATGAAAAGGGCCGTTAAAGCTATTAGTAAATCATTTGAGATTTTAAAGAGAGATAAAGTCGTTTTTCTCTTATCTTGTATACCTGTGTGTGTTGGAGTCATTGCTTACTATTATCTAGGTTCGTACTTCTACCAAGACCTTCTTGAGTGGGGTAATGAACTTGTAAAAAAACAGATTAGTAGTAGTGAGATGTTAAAGTATATCTCATGGCTATTTACAGCAGTGTTATCAGTAATACTTTACTTCTTAGTTAGCTGGACTTTTGTGCTCTTTGTTTCAATTGTTGCTTCCCCATTTAATGACATTATCTCGGGTAGAGTAGAAAAGGCCTTACTAGGACAAGTTCCTCAGGACTTTAATTCGGAGAAGTTTTTTAAGCGTGTTCTAAGTGTATTAAAGAATGAATCGAAGAAAATATTATTAATTATTTTCTTATCCATTCTCTCTTTCTTCATAGGGCTATTCTTCCCACCTATTTCCTTTGCTATCTCGGCTCTCTTACTCGCTGTATCTTTCTTGGATTACGCGTGGTCTAGAAAGGAGCTAACATTTGGAGACTGTGTTACAAATATTAGAAAGTCTTTCTTAACGTATTTAGTAACGGGATGTGCTTTTATGGCCTTATTTTCAATCCCAGTGATCAATCTCTTTGTTCTTCCATTTGCAGTTATTTATTACTCGGTACTCTTTTATTCTAAAGAGAATGGGAAGATCATTTGA